In Acidovorax sp. 106, the following proteins share a genomic window:
- a CDS encoding phosphoglycerate mutase, which yields MSDMHHLLIPYAASASEGAQQTLDGLALPHLAALLARLTPDTSRAHWGDENSYSSPAEVALAHSLGLPTQDGRIPWAAWHRAQQGLSADGSAWAFITPCQWQVSTNHVTLGDPAQLALDEVASRALLDIVAPWFAEDGIALTYDQPTRWLAQGAPLQDLATASLERVLCRDVRTWMPQGTDKQATRTLQRLFSEMQMLLYTHAFNDERGSQGLPTVNAFWVHGAGQLPSPPAATTGVPHIEPSLQTLALGEDWRAWAAAWQALDAGPLAQLRQQAEQGRPVRLTLCGDRGVQSFHTVPRSLLQKVQSLFSPQRLKDVRNKL from the coding sequence ATGTCAGACATGCACCATTTGCTCATCCCCTACGCCGCCAGCGCCTCCGAGGGAGCCCAGCAAACCCTGGACGGCCTGGCGCTGCCCCACCTGGCCGCCCTGCTCGCCCGCCTCACCCCCGACACATCCCGCGCTCACTGGGGCGACGAAAACAGCTACTCCAGCCCCGCCGAGGTGGCCCTGGCCCACAGCCTGGGCTTGCCCACCCAAGACGGCCGCATCCCCTGGGCCGCCTGGCACCGGGCGCAGCAGGGCCTGAGTGCCGACGGCTCCGCCTGGGCCTTCATCACCCCCTGCCAGTGGCAGGTCAGCACCAACCACGTCACCCTGGGCGACCCCGCCCAGCTGGCGCTGGACGAAGTCGCCTCGCGCGCGCTGCTGGACATCGTCGCGCCCTGGTTTGCCGAAGACGGCATCGCCCTCACCTACGACCAGCCCACCCGCTGGCTGGCGCAGGGCGCGCCCCTGCAGGACCTGGCCACCGCATCGCTGGAGCGCGTTCTGTGCCGCGACGTGCGCACCTGGATGCCCCAGGGCACCGACAAACAAGCCACCCGCACCCTGCAGCGCCTGTTCAGCGAGATGCAGATGCTGCTCTACACCCACGCCTTCAACGACGAGCGCGGCAGCCAGGGCCTGCCCACCGTCAACGCCTTCTGGGTGCACGGCGCGGGCCAGCTGCCCAGCCCCCCCGCCGCGACCACGGGCGTGCCACACATCGAGCCCTCCCTGCAAACCCTGGCCCTGGGCGAAGACTGGCGCGCCTGGGCCGCCGCCTGGCAAGCGCTGGACGCGGGCCCGCTGGCCCAACTGCGCCAGCAGGCAGAGCAAGGCCGCCCTGTGCGCCTGACCCTGTGCGGCGACCGAGGTGTGCAGAGCTTCCACACCGTACCCCGCAGCCTGCTGCAAAAAGTTCAAAGCCTTTTCAGCCCTCAGCGCTTGAAAGACGTGCGCAACAAGCTATGA
- a CDS encoding lipoprotein-releasing ABC transporter permease subunit produces MQIPYELALGWRYTRAGRATRRNGFISFISGVSMLGIALGVAALIIVLSVMNGFQKEVRDRMLSVVSHIEIFAPHGAALPDPARTLAEAQQNPAVIGAAPFVAAQALLARGEDMKGTLVRGIDPAKEGAVTDLAATNADVLKQLVPGEFRVVLGRELARSLGARVGDAVTLIAPAGQVTPAGVVPRLKQMTVAGTFDSGHYEYDSALVMLHYEDAQRIFRLEGPTGVRLKLKDLHQAREVAQQLVGSLSGDLLIRDWTQQNRTWFAAVQLEKRMMFIILTLIVAVAAFNLVSTLVMTVTDKRADIAILRTLGASPKSIMGIFVVQGAMVGVIGTCVGLLLGLGIAANIDVIVPAIERALNASFLPKDIYLISKMPSEPQASDIVPIGVISLVLAFVATLYPSWRASRVNPAEALRYE; encoded by the coding sequence ATGCAAATTCCTTACGAACTGGCCTTGGGCTGGCGTTACACGCGCGCTGGGCGCGCCACGCGGCGCAACGGCTTTATCTCGTTCATCTCGGGGGTGTCCATGCTGGGCATTGCGCTGGGAGTGGCGGCGCTCATCATCGTGCTGAGCGTGATGAACGGCTTTCAAAAAGAGGTGCGCGACCGCATGCTCAGCGTGGTCTCGCACATCGAGATTTTTGCGCCCCACGGCGCGGCGCTGCCCGACCCGGCCCGCACACTGGCCGAGGCGCAGCAAAACCCTGCCGTCATCGGTGCAGCCCCCTTTGTGGCCGCCCAGGCCCTGCTGGCGCGGGGCGAGGACATGAAGGGCACGCTGGTGCGTGGCATTGACCCGGCCAAGGAGGGCGCGGTGACCGACCTGGCCGCCACCAACGCCGATGTGCTCAAGCAACTGGTGCCGGGCGAGTTTCGCGTGGTGCTGGGGCGCGAGCTGGCCCGTTCGCTGGGCGCGCGCGTGGGCGATGCCGTCACGCTGATCGCCCCGGCCGGGCAGGTCACGCCTGCGGGCGTGGTGCCGCGCCTCAAGCAGATGACGGTGGCGGGTACGTTTGACTCGGGCCACTACGAGTACGACTCGGCCTTGGTCATGCTGCACTACGAGGATGCCCAGCGCATCTTCCGCCTGGAAGGCCCCACGGGCGTGCGCCTGAAGCTCAAGGACCTGCACCAGGCCCGCGAGGTGGCGCAGCAGCTGGTGGGCAGCCTGAGTGGCGACCTGCTGATCCGCGACTGGACGCAGCAAAACCGCACCTGGTTTGCCGCCGTGCAGCTCGAAAAACGCATGATGTTCATCATCCTCACGCTGATCGTGGCGGTGGCCGCGTTCAACTTGGTGAGCACGCTGGTGATGACGGTGACGGACAAGCGCGCGGACATCGCCATCCTGCGCACGCTGGGCGCCAGCCCCAAAAGCATCATGGGCATCTTTGTGGTGCAGGGCGCCATGGTGGGCGTGATCGGCACCTGCGTGGGCCTGCTGCTGGGCCTGGGGATTGCCGCCAACATCGATGTGATCGTCCCGGCCATCGAGCGGGCGCTGAACGCCAGCTTCTTGCCCAAGGACATTTACCTCATTAGCAAGATGCCTAGCGAGCCACAGGCCAGCGACATCGTGCCCATCGGCGTCATTTCT